The Candidatus Woesearchaeota archaeon DNA window GCCTACATCATGACGCTCACAGGACAAAAACCCCTCCTTCCCATCCCTTTCGCAAACGTCATCAACGGCGGCAGGCACGCCGGGAACGACCTGGCCATACAAGAATTCATGATTGCACCCGTAGGGGCCAAGACGTTCAGCGAAGCCGTCCAAATCATTGCAGAACTCTACCACTTGCTCAAGCGAGCCCTGCACAGAAGGTACGGCCAGTCCGCGACGAACGTGGGCGACGAAGGAGGCTTCGCCCCGCCCATAACATCCGCAGAAGAAGCGCTGGACATCCTCTCCAGCGTCTTAGCCCAAACCAAGTACGAAAAGAAAGTCTGCTTTGCCATTGACGCAGCAGCGTCAGAATTCTACCACAACCACTCCTACCGCCTCACCAAGGACGCCTACTTCACCGGCACAGAACTGGCTGCGTACTACGAACGCCTCGCCACCAAATACCCTCTCATCTCCCTCGAGGACCCGTTCGACCAGGATGACCTGAAAAACTTCAAAGCATTCACAACCCTCCTCGCCAAGCACGACCTCCCTTTACAAGTCGTCGGGGACGACCTCACCGTCACCAACCCCGACAGGATCGCCTGGGCGGCCAAGGAAGGCCTCTGCAACGCCCTCCTCCTCAAGGTGAACCAAATCGGGACGCTCACCGAAGCACTCAGCGCGGCCAAGCTCGCCAGGGAACACGGATGGAACGTCATGGTCAGCCACCGCAGCGGCGAGACGGAAGACCCGTTCATCGCAGACCTCGCCGTCGGCCTCGGTTGCGGCCAAATCAAGCTCGGAGCGCCCTGCAGGGGCGAGCGCACCGCAAAGTACAACCAACTCCTCCGTATCGAAGAAGACCTTGGCAGACGAGCGAGGTACGCGCAAGGCCTCCTCAAACACCCATCCCGACGCCCTCCAACTCCGAAAAAGAACAGGCGCTGAGCATCGTCGAAAACGTTCGCTTCCAAAAGCACCTCCCTTGCCAACACGCAAGTACGCAACGCCTAACACCCGTCCCGGCAAGCACGCCCGCCTGCACAGCCCGCGCTTCGTTTTTTCTGCAACCCACCAGGTTTTAAACTCATTTTTAACTAATTTTTAAATACCAATCAGAAGATTTAAATACCGCACACCCATCACTTTTTTTTGAAGGACGCCGAAAAACCCCTTCAAAAGGTCGGTGAGGGACGCCAACAAAACCATTTTGGCAGGCGGCGCGCAGAAGAAACAAGAAAGACAGATTCGCCACGTAAACCAAAGGAAAAACACGTAACGACGAAACAAGCAATACGCAAATGGGACGAGTCAAAACAACACTGGTCAAGACGAAGACAGCAGAGATCTTAGAAGCACACCCCTCGCACTTCACCACGAACTTTGAGGAAAACAAACTTCGCGTGAGCGAAGTGGCAGAGATCCGCTCGAAAAAACTGCGTAACACGATAGCTGGCTACCTGACCAAGCTCGTCAAGAACAAGTCGTAAACAACCAACAGCGCCTACTCGGCGCGGCGAAGACGACAAGACGAAGAAATCACTGTGGCGACGCCGAGACCCGCACCAGGGGGCCACGCTGAAGAAAAAGGGGGGACAGTGAAACTATGGGGGAAGACAACGCAATCTTCATTGGCGACAAGCCGTTCATGAACTACGTCACTTCTGTTGTCATGCAGTTCACCACCAAGGAAGCGAAAGAAGTCATCATCCAAGCACGCGGCAAATTCATCTCGCGAGCCGTCGACGTTGCTGAAGTTGCAAAGAACCGTTTTCTCCAAGACCAAATAGAGGTCAAGACCATCACCATCGGCTCTGAAGAATTCAAGAACAAAGAAGGCAAAGACATCCGGGTTTCCACCATCGAAATCGTTCTGAAGAAAAAATAACCCGGAAAAAAAACAAGGAAGGAATGACCCCGGAGGGATTCGAACCCCCGACCTGCTGGTCCGAAGCCAGCCGCGCTATCCAGGCTGCGCCACGGGGCCGCAAACGTCAACGAAACAAGACACCTCAAAATCTTTAAAAAGGTTTTCCCGGAGGGGCAAACGGCGACAAAGGCGCAAAAACACTTCCCCCCTGCTTTTTTTTGCACGCCCTTGCCGTTCTCAAGACTAAAGACTTATAAACGCTCACAAGCACCCATAAATCAATGGACTGGTTCAAAACAGCAGTCGCGAACGCCCTCGCAGAACACCTCAACGCGAAGGAAGAAGACATCCGCCCCCTTCTCGAAACCCCGCCGCGCCAGGACCTCGGCGACCTCGCCTTTCCTTGCTTCACCCTCGCAAAGCAGGAGCGAACACCCCCCGCCAGCATCGCCGCAAGACTGGCAAGCAAGCTTCACGCAGCAACGCCACCCGCTATTGAACGCGTCGCGGCACATGGCCCCTACGTGAACTTCTCCGTCAACAAAGACCTCCTCGCCAAGAAAACACTCAGCGCCATTTACGAACAAGGCAGGGCGTACGGAAGGAAAACCAAGAAGAAGCCACCCACAATCGCGATCGAGTTCCCCGGCCCGAACACGAACAAACCCCTCCACGTCGGCCACCTGCGCAACATCCTCCTCGGCACGAGCACGGCAAACCTCCTCGAACACCAAGGCAACATCGTCAAACGCGTCAATATCAACAACGACAGGGGCATTCACATCTGCAAGTCAATGCTCGCCTACCAAAAGTGGGGAAGGGGAAAAGAGCCCGATAAAAAACCAGACCACTTCGTTGGCGACTTCTACGTCCTCTACGCACAAAAAGCAAAAGACAATCCGCAACTCGAAGAAGAGGCAAAAGCCCTCCTTCGCAAATGGGAAGCAGGGGATGCACAAGTTAGAGCCCTCTGGAAGAAGCTGCGCGGATGGGCATTGCAAGGCTTTCAAGAAACCTACCAAAAGCTCGGCGTCACCTTTGACAAAGAATATTTCGAAAGCGACATCTACGCCAAAGGAAAAGCAATCATCGAGAAAGGGCTCGCCACGGGCGTTTTCGTCAAAGACGAGAACGGCGCAGTCGTCGCCAAGCTGGACGATGAAGGACTTCCCGACAAGTACGTCCTGCGAGCCGACGGAACGAGCGTATACATGACACAAGACATCTACCTCGCCTTCCAGCGCTACGAAGACTTTCACATGGACAAAATGGTTTACGTTGTCGCCTCAGAACAAGACCTCCACTTCAAGCAACTCTTTGCCATCCTCAAAAAACTCAACTACCCCAAACCCGACGGTCTCTACCACCTCAGCTACGGCATGGTCAACCTCCCAGAAGGGAAGATGAAGTCTCGCGAAGGAACAGTCATTGACCTCGACGACCTCTTCGAAGAAATGCAAGCCCTCGCAAAACAAGAAATTACTAAACGCCACGACCTCGACAAGAACGAAATACTACGACGCGCCAACATCCTCGCAACCGGCGCTATCAACTTCTTCATGCTCAAGTACGACCGCCACAAAGACATCCTCTTTGACAAGAACGCGGCCATCTCTTTCGAAGGGGAAACAGGCCCGTACGTGCAATACACCCACGCACGCATCGCATCCATCTTTCGCAAAAGCGGGGCGCAACCCCCTTCCCCTCCCGAAAAACCCGCACTGCGCACCCCCGTTGAACAAGCAGTCCTCAAAAAACTCGCAATGTACCCTTGCGTTGTTGAAGACGCCGCCGAGGCGTACCGCCCCGAGCTCCTCACGCGCTACCTCTTTGAACTCTCCCAAGACATCACCGCGTTCTACCACGAATGCCCCGTTCTCCAAGCAGAAGCCGCCGTCAAAACCTCCCGCCTTGCCCTCCTCCACGCGTGCAAAATCGTCCTCCAAGCAGGACTCGCCCTCATCGGAATAGAAGCGCCAGAAGAAATGTAACAAGAAAAAAAAGGAAGGAAAAAAAATTTCCTTCAGTAACGAAGCGCAATGGCGAGAAGAACCACCAACGAGGCAAGACCGGCGAGCACCAAACGCCCCCTAACGCAGTACTACCAAAAAATACCTGCCCGAGTAGCCGAGCTCCTCCGCCGGCGCGGCTTTCAAGAACTCATGCCAACCCAGTGGAAATCCATCGAGGCAGGACTCTTTGACGACGAAAACCTTCTCGTGTGCACGCCCACCGCGTCAGGCAAAACCCTTGTAGCAGAGCTGGCCATCCTCAATGCCGTTCTCCACGACAAAGGAAAGGCGGTGTACGTGGCTCCCCTCCGCGCCCTCGCTTCTGAAAAGTTCAAGTCCTTCAAGAAACACTACCCCTCCTTGAAGACCGCAATGACGACGGGCGACGTGGACAGTGACGACGCCTACCTTGCCCGGTACGACGTCATCGTAACGACTTCAGAAAAACTTGACTCGCTCCTCCGGCACAAAACGCCTTGGCTTTCACGGGTCAAGTGCGTCATCATCGATGAAGTCCACCTCCTCAACGACGCGTCGCGGGGCCCGACACTGGAAGTCGTCATCACCCTCCTTCAAACCCTGCTCCCCCACCTCCACCTCGTAGCGCTCTCAGCAACGATTGGCAACCCTGAAGAACTCGCCGAATGGCTGGGCGCAACGCTGGTTCGTGACTCGTGGCGGCCAACCAAGCTCTACCAAGGCGTCTATCTCGACGGGGAAATAACGTTTCTTTAAAGATTCAGGGGATTGGCGAAGCACGCCTTCGCTTCGTGTACACGGCTGAACGGGTGCAGGGCTTATTGCTTTTCCTGCGACGCCGCGCCTTCCCCCTCGGGTTTAGCGTTCTCTGCCTCCTTCCCCTTGTCTTCTTCGAATAAGGGTTTTTTCCCGGGCTTTTTCACCTTCATATTGACCTGAACGGTCCTGAGAGAAATCGTGTTCCCCGCGACGGTTTTGCGAATCCTCCTACCCTTGACGGGATTTTTCTTTAGCCCGATGCCTTTTACTGCGAGGATGCGCTTTCGCCCTGTTCCTTCCACGTCCTTGCGCATGGGAAAGCCGCAGTTATCAGACCCGCCCGTGATTTCGAGCTCGTACCCCTCAAGCCCCAAAACATCGCCTTTGACGACGTCACCAATCTTCTTTCCGCGAAGCGCCGCGGACTGCTCTTCAGAAAGCTCAACCTTCAAGGTCTTCTTTGACGCTGGGTCGCCCACACATACTTTGTACTGCACCATGTTCAACCTCCCCGAGCCCAAGAAGGATCCTGTCCTCCTCCTCAAACGAGTGGCTCAGCATTGCCTGAGAATGCGTGGGCAACACCTCCTTATTTTTAAAGGTTTGGTGTTTTGTTTTGAAGGAACACAGGGGAGGGCGAACCGTGGCGATTGCAGAAGCGCTGTGTTCTTGCAAGGATGCTAGGGAACGGCCACGAGCAAGAAACGCGGCGCCGCACCGGCTTAAAAAGGCATAAACATTAAAAAACCCCTTGGCGTCCTTCTCAGAGAACGCCTTCCTCGTCGGCCACCCTCCCCAACCAAGCAACCATACCAACGTCCTATGAATCTTCACGATCTCGAAAAAGTCGAATC harbors:
- a CDS encoding phosphopyruvate hydratase, with protein sequence MPDTVATIRARQVLDSRGNPTVECNVITKKGHVGTAIVPSGASTGVHEACELRDRRSAFGGKGVLKAVENINKAIARRLRGKDVTNQELIDTTMLRLDGTKDKRKLGANAILAVSLAASRAAAASKDLPLYAYIMTLTGQKPLLPIPFANVINGGRHAGNDLAIQEFMIAPVGAKTFSEAVQIIAELYHLLKRALHRRYGQSATNVGDEGGFAPPITSAEEALDILSSVLAQTKYEKKVCFAIDAAASEFYHNHSYRLTKDAYFTGTELAAYYERLATKYPLISLEDPFDQDDLKNFKAFTTLLAKHDLPLQVVGDDLTVTNPDRIAWAAKEGLCNALLLKVNQIGTLTEALSAAKLAREHGWNVMVSHRSGETEDPFIADLAVGLGCGQIKLGAPCRGERTAKYNQLLRIEEDLGRRARYAQGLLKHPSRRPPTPKKNRR
- a CDS encoding 30S ribosomal protein S17e, which gives rise to MGRVKTTLVKTKTAEILEAHPSHFTTNFEENKLRVSEVAEIRSKKLRNTIAGYLTKLVKNKS
- the albA gene encoding DNA-binding protein Alba, which codes for MGEDNAIFIGDKPFMNYVTSVVMQFTTKEAKEVIIQARGKFISRAVDVAEVAKNRFLQDQIEVKTITIGSEEFKNKEGKDIRVSTIEIVLKKK
- the argS gene encoding arginine--tRNA ligase; its protein translation is MDWFKTAVANALAEHLNAKEEDIRPLLETPPRQDLGDLAFPCFTLAKQERTPPASIAARLASKLHAATPPAIERVAAHGPYVNFSVNKDLLAKKTLSAIYEQGRAYGRKTKKKPPTIAIEFPGPNTNKPLHVGHLRNILLGTSTANLLEHQGNIVKRVNINNDRGIHICKSMLAYQKWGRGKEPDKKPDHFVGDFYVLYAQKAKDNPQLEEEAKALLRKWEAGDAQVRALWKKLRGWALQGFQETYQKLGVTFDKEYFESDIYAKGKAIIEKGLATGVFVKDENGAVVAKLDDEGLPDKYVLRADGTSVYMTQDIYLAFQRYEDFHMDKMVYVVASEQDLHFKQLFAILKKLNYPKPDGLYHLSYGMVNLPEGKMKSREGTVIDLDDLFEEMQALAKQEITKRHDLDKNEILRRANILATGAINFFMLKYDRHKDILFDKNAAISFEGETGPYVQYTHARIASIFRKSGAQPPSPPEKPALRTPVEQAVLKKLAMYPCVVEDAAEAYRPELLTRYLFELSQDITAFYHECPVLQAEAAVKTSRLALLHACKIVLQAGLALIGIEAPEEM
- a CDS encoding DEAD/DEAH box helicase, whose translation is MARRTTNEARPASTKRPLTQYYQKIPARVAELLRRRGFQELMPTQWKSIEAGLFDDENLLVCTPTASGKTLVAELAILNAVLHDKGKAVYVAPLRALASEKFKSFKKHYPSLKTAMTTGDVDSDDAYLARYDVIVTTSEKLDSLLRHKTPWLSRVKCVIIDEVHLLNDASRGPTLEVVITLLQTLLPHLHLVALSATIGNPEELAEWLGATLVRDSWRPTKLYQGVYLDGEITFL
- a CDS encoding 30S ribosomal protein S6e, encoding MVQYKVCVGDPASKKTLKVELSEEQSAALRGKKIGDVVKGDVLGLEGYELEITGGSDNCGFPMRKDVEGTGRKRILAVKGIGLKKNPVKGRRIRKTVAGNTISLRTVQVNMKVKKPGKKPLFEEDKGKEAENAKPEGEGAASQEKQ